From the Trueperaceae bacterium genome, one window contains:
- a CDS encoding Crp/Fnr family transcriptional regulator, whose protein sequence is MSRVPLFRGAPERALEIAAAAVRKRVYEANTTVFQEGDKGEALYILEAGLVKLSKIDLGGHEKTLAILQPPAYFGEMALLGEASRSATAITLGEVSAYLLFNDDFRKLIADYPTISLNLNATLAERLRGMDDESQILSYKDAQGRVAYVLLRLYEGGVVEHEAERALVRLTHQELANLAGTSRETVTRALKALEAEGVIETRPKEVFITDPQGLDEILHGIR, encoded by the coding sequence TTGAGCCGAGTTCCTCTCTTCCGCGGCGCGCCGGAGCGGGCGCTGGAGATCGCGGCGGCGGCCGTGCGCAAGAGGGTGTACGAGGCCAACACCACGGTGTTCCAGGAGGGCGACAAGGGCGAGGCGCTGTACATCCTCGAGGCCGGGCTGGTGAAGCTCTCCAAGATCGACCTGGGCGGCCACGAGAAGACGCTGGCCATCCTGCAGCCCCCCGCCTACTTCGGCGAGATGGCGCTCTTGGGCGAGGCCTCGCGGAGCGCGACGGCCATCACGCTCGGCGAGGTGAGCGCCTACCTGCTCTTCAACGACGACTTCCGCAAGCTCATCGCCGACTACCCCACCATCAGCCTCAACCTCAACGCCACGCTGGCCGAGCGGTTGCGCGGCATGGACGACGAGTCGCAGATCCTCTCGTACAAGGACGCCCAGGGGCGCGTGGCCTACGTGCTGCTGCGCCTCTACGAGGGCGGCGTCGTGGAGCACGAGGCGGAGCGGGCGCTGGTGCGGCTGACGCACCAGGAGCTGGCGAACCTGGCGGGCACGTCGCGCGAGACGGTCACGCGCGCCCTGAAGGCGCTGGAGGCCGAGGGCGTCATCGAGACGCGGCCCAAGGAGGTCTTCATCACGGACCCGCAGGGCCTCGACGAGATCCTCCACGGCATCCGCTGA
- a CDS encoding ABC transporter ATP-binding protein, with translation MTHVVAARGLERRFRAPGGDVEVLAGASLALAEGEVAAVLGPSGSGKSTLLHLLGGLDQPDAGEIYWGDFPVHLHAPRELAARRARYVGLIFQNHYLLPDFTLLENVAMPSRIVGAPDEARARGLLERVGLGARLDFPPTRVSGGERQRAAVARALALSPRLLLADEPTGSLDHARAEEVFELLLTLAAEEGAAVVVVTHDERLVARPGVARLRLEDGRLVPGARSPAAAVGAVG, from the coding sequence GTGACTCATGTCGTGGCGGCTCGCGGCCTCGAGCGGCGCTTCAGGGCGCCGGGCGGCGACGTGGAGGTGCTGGCGGGGGCGTCCCTGGCGTTGGCGGAGGGGGAGGTGGCCGCCGTGCTCGGCCCCTCCGGTTCGGGCAAGAGCACGCTGCTCCACCTGCTAGGTGGGTTGGATCAGCCGGACGCCGGCGAGATCTACTGGGGCGACTTCCCCGTCCACCTCCACGCGCCGCGGGAGCTGGCGGCCCGCCGCGCTCGGTACGTCGGCCTGATCTTCCAGAACCACTACCTGCTGCCCGACTTCACGCTCCTCGAGAACGTGGCCATGCCGAGCCGCATCGTCGGCGCGCCGGACGAGGCGCGGGCGCGCGGCCTCCTCGAGCGCGTGGGGTTGGGCGCGCGCCTCGACTTCCCGCCGACGCGGGTCTCGGGCGGCGAGAGGCAGCGCGCGGCCGTGGCGCGCGCGCTCGCCCTGAGCCCGCGGCTCCTGCTGGCGGACGAGCCCACCGGCTCCCTCGATCACGCCCGCGCCGAGGAGGTGTTCGAGCTGCTGCTCACGCTGGCCGCCGAGGAGGGCGCCGCCGTGGTGGTCGTCACGCACGACGAGCGCCTCGTGGCGCGGCCCGGGGTGGCCCGGTTGCGCCTCGAGGACGGCAGGCTGGTGCCGGGCGCGCGGTCGCCGGCGGCGGCCGTCGGCGCGGTCGGCTGA
- a CDS encoding ABC transporter permease, producing the protein MTTATATTDDLAPRRGAADLFRRFRRHPTGVLGLAVVLFLVIVSLLAPLIKPYDATRDRDLRARLSPPSAERWFGADELGRDIFTRVLHGGRISLRVGLIAVAFAVVAGTILGLLAGYVGGWVDTIIVWCIDILLAFPGILLAIAIVATLGPNLTNALIAISITQVPIYTRIVRSVVMQVRQSEYVQAASALGSGGFRVVFKHVLPNSMAPLIVQLTLSIGTAILDVAALGFLGLGAQPPAPEWGLMIRDGFSQFLRAPWMSIFPGLGIFLAVVGFNLLGDAVRDLMDPRLRNV; encoded by the coding sequence ATGACCACCGCCACCGCGACCACCGACGACCTCGCGCCGCGCAGGGGCGCGGCCGACCTGTTCCGCCGCTTCCGGCGCCACCCCACCGGCGTGCTCGGCCTCGCCGTCGTGCTGTTCCTCGTGATCGTGTCGCTCCTCGCGCCGCTCATCAAGCCCTACGACGCCACCCGCGACCGCGACCTGCGGGCGCGCCTCAGCCCCCCGTCCGCCGAGCGCTGGTTCGGGGCCGACGAGCTGGGCCGCGACATCTTCACGCGCGTGCTGCACGGCGGTCGCATCAGCCTCCGCGTCGGGCTCATCGCCGTTGCGTTCGCCGTGGTGGCCGGCACCATCCTCGGCCTGCTGGCCGGTTACGTGGGCGGGTGGGTCGACACCATCATCGTGTGGTGCATCGACATCCTCCTGGCGTTCCCTGGCATCCTGCTCGCCATCGCCATCGTGGCCACGCTCGGTCCCAACCTGACCAACGCGCTCATCGCCATCTCCATCACCCAGGTCCCGATCTACACGCGCATCGTCAGGTCGGTCGTCATGCAGGTGCGGCAGTCGGAGTACGTGCAGGCGGCCAGCGCGCTCGGGTCGGGCGGCTTCAGGGTCGTGTTCAAGCACGTGCTGCCCAACTCCATGGCGCCCTTGATCGTGCAGCTCACCTTGAGCATCGGCACCGCCATCCTCGACGTGGCGGCCCTCGGTTTCCTGGGGCTCGGCGCCCAACCTCCGGCGCCCGAATGGGGCCTCATGATCCGCGACGGCTTCTCGCAGTTCCTGCGGGCACCGTGGATGTCGATCTTCCCCGGGCTGGGCATCTTCCTGGCCGTGGTGGGTTTCAACCTGCTCGGCGACGCCGTGCGCGACCTCATGGACCCGCGACTGCGCAACGTCTGA
- a CDS encoding hemolysin III family protein, with translation MSARPAGRGFREPVNAGTHLAGAVVAAVATAALALLARDRPLAQAAFLVFGASSVALFGASTLLHAVWAGPRLARWLRRLDHGAIYLLIAGSYTPVTLVAVRPVNPALAWWLFGLAWLLAALGLVFKAFWLGAPRWLSTALYVGMGWLVVVALGPVARALGPANLTWLVLGGAFYTVGAVVYATKRPRLVPGVFGFHELWHLFVLAGWGCHLVMMLRLATAV, from the coding sequence GTGAGCGCCCGCCCGGCGGGGCGGGGCTTCAGGGAGCCCGTCAACGCCGGCACGCACCTGGCGGGCGCCGTCGTCGCGGCCGTGGCCACCGCCGCGCTCGCCCTCCTGGCGCGCGACCGGCCGCTGGCGCAGGCCGCGTTCCTCGTGTTCGGGGCCTCGTCGGTCGCGCTGTTCGGCGCCAGCACCCTGCTGCACGCCGTGTGGGCCGGCCCGCGCCTCGCGCGGTGGCTCAGGCGGCTCGATCACGGCGCCATCTACCTGCTCATCGCGGGCTCGTACACCCCCGTGACGCTCGTGGCGGTGCGGCCGGTGAACCCCGCCCTCGCCTGGTGGCTCTTCGGGCTCGCGTGGCTGCTGGCCGCCCTCGGCCTCGTCTTCAAGGCGTTCTGGCTCGGCGCGCCCCGCTGGTTGAGCACCGCCCTCTACGTCGGCATGGGCTGGCTGGTGGTCGTCGCGTTAGGGCCGGTGGCTCGCGCCTTGGGGCCGGCCAACCTGACGTGGTTGGTGCTCGGCGGCGCGTTCTACACGGTCGGCGCCGTCGTCTACGCCACGAAGCGCCCACGCCTTGTGCCCGGCGTCTTCGGCTTCCACGAGCTGTGGCACCTGTTCGTGCTGGCCGGTTGGGGGTGTCACCTGGTGATGATGCTGCGCCTCGCGACCGCCGTCTGA
- the pruA gene encoding L-glutamate gamma-semialdehyde dehydrogenase produces the protein MLFTPYTNEPFADFTDPATLASFKAAVADVAGRLGRDYPLTIGGAAVTTGAWLESFDPSHKRRLVGRAAAAGPAEIDRAMDAAWAAYDSWSRWSMAERARLLVKLAAIMRRRREELAAWLVFEASKNYLEAIADVAEAIDFCEYYARTALPLAEPLPTHDHPGEENVTLFQPMGVGVVIPPWNFLLAILVGTTVGPVVVGNTVILKPSPATPVIAAKFMELVAEAGFPPGVINLLTGEDAVLGDALVDHPRTRFINFTGSVATGVRIYERAAKVQPGQTWLKRTFLEMGGKDALIVDETADLEEAARAAVASAFGFQGQKCSAMSRLIVVDKVHDELLARVKELTERLSVGPADENHDVTAVINERQYQKVLGYVEAGKREARLVTGGEAAPGDGWYVKPTVFADVAPSATIACDEIFGPVVAVIRARDFAHALEIANASAYALTGGVFSGSRENLARARAEFQAGNLYLNRKITGALVGVQPFGGFKMSGSNTKAGGPDYLRNFVEMKTITERF, from the coding sequence ATGCTCTTCACGCCTTACACGAACGAACCGTTCGCCGACTTCACAGATCCGGCCACGCTGGCGAGCTTCAAGGCCGCCGTGGCGGACGTCGCGGGGCGGTTGGGTCGCGACTACCCGCTCACCATAGGCGGCGCCGCGGTCACCACCGGCGCCTGGCTCGAGTCGTTCGACCCGTCGCACAAGCGACGCCTGGTGGGCCGCGCCGCCGCGGCGGGTCCCGCCGAGATCGACCGCGCCATGGACGCCGCCTGGGCGGCGTACGACTCGTGGTCGCGCTGGAGCATGGCCGAGCGCGCACGCCTGCTCGTGAAGCTGGCGGCCATCATGCGGCGCCGGCGCGAGGAGCTCGCGGCCTGGCTGGTGTTCGAGGCGTCCAAGAACTACCTGGAGGCCATCGCCGACGTGGCGGAGGCGATCGACTTCTGCGAGTACTACGCCCGCACGGCGCTGCCGCTCGCGGAGCCGCTGCCCACTCACGACCATCCGGGCGAGGAGAACGTGACCCTCTTCCAGCCCATGGGCGTCGGCGTGGTGATCCCGCCCTGGAACTTCCTGCTCGCCATCCTGGTTGGCACCACCGTGGGCCCAGTGGTGGTCGGCAACACGGTGATCCTGAAGCCCTCCCCCGCCACCCCCGTCATCGCCGCCAAGTTCATGGAGCTCGTGGCCGAGGCGGGCTTCCCGCCCGGCGTCATCAACCTCCTGACGGGCGAGGACGCCGTGCTGGGCGACGCGCTCGTCGACCACCCGCGCACGCGCTTCATCAACTTCACGGGTTCCGTCGCCACGGGCGTGCGCATCTACGAGCGCGCCGCCAAGGTGCAGCCGGGCCAGACCTGGCTCAAGCGCACCTTCCTCGAGATGGGCGGCAAGGACGCGCTCATCGTCGACGAGACGGCCGACCTGGAGGAGGCGGCGCGGGCGGCCGTCGCGAGCGCCTTCGGCTTCCAGGGCCAGAAGTGCTCGGCCATGAGCCGCCTCATAGTCGTCGACAAGGTGCACGACGAGCTGCTGGCGCGCGTCAAGGAGCTCACCGAGCGGCTCAGTGTCGGTCCCGCCGACGAGAACCACGACGTCACGGCCGTCATCAACGAGCGCCAGTACCAGAAGGTGCTCGGTTACGTGGAGGCGGGCAAGCGAGAGGCGCGCCTCGTGACGGGGGGCGAGGCCGCGCCGGGCGACGGCTGGTACGTGAAGCCCACCGTCTTCGCCGACGTGGCGCCAAGCGCGACCATCGCTTGCGACGAGATCTTCGGACCCGTCGTGGCCGTCATCCGCGCGCGCGACTTCGCTCACGCCCTCGAGATCGCCAACGCGAGCGCCTACGCGCTGACGGGCGGGGTGTTCAGCGGCAGCCGCGAGAACCTCGCCAGGGCGCGCGCCGAGTTCCAGGCCGGCAACCTCTACCTGAACCGCAAGATCACGGGCGCGCTGGTGGGCGTGCAGCCGTTCGGCGGCTTCAAGATGTCGGGCTCGAACACCAAGGCGGGCGGCCCAGACTACCTGCGCAACTTCGTGGAGATGAAGACGATCACCGAGCGCTTCTGA
- a CDS encoding histidine phosphatase family protein has product MRLYCVRHGETDWNLVEARGAKGWAKDFAPLTALGRLQIDTIARDYRLQEAEAILCSTYTRALESAALLSRAINKPLYVEHDLHEWLPQKDPFGEIDPGSFERARQSLSGTRIEEDAPWESLDEVRSRVIAVLRRYRRFETLVVVTHGVVIGSLVGVQRLVDHAEIVPFDLDLDSPIQVGAGPHRVAR; this is encoded by the coding sequence ATGAGGCTCTACTGCGTCCGTCACGGCGAGACGGACTGGAACCTGGTCGAGGCGCGCGGCGCGAAGGGGTGGGCCAAGGACTTCGCCCCGCTCACCGCGCTGGGGCGGTTGCAGATCGACACCATCGCCCGCGACTACCGGCTGCAGGAGGCGGAGGCCATCCTGTGCAGCACCTACACGAGGGCGCTGGAGTCGGCCGCGCTGCTCAGCCGAGCCATCAACAAGCCGCTCTACGTCGAGCACGACCTCCACGAGTGGTTGCCCCAGAAGGACCCGTTCGGCGAGATCGACCCCGGCTCGTTCGAGCGCGCGCGCCAGAGCCTGTCCGGCACGCGCATCGAGGAGGACGCCCCGTGGGAGTCCCTCGACGAGGTGCGTAGCCGCGTCATCGCGGTGCTGCGCCGCTACCGCCGCTTCGAGACGTTGGTGGTGGTCACGCACGGGGTGGTCATCGGCAGCCTGGTGGGGGTGCAACGCCTCGTCGACCACGCAGAGATCGTGCCGTTCGACCTGGACCTCGACAGCCCCATCCAGGTGGGGGCCGGCCCCCACAGGGTGGCGCGGTGA
- a CDS encoding GNAT family N-acetyltransferase, whose product MSAGKALPSDAVLTGELVRLEPLTWEHVPALLEIAYAYPDEFRLTSTPTNDAEAEAYFGAVLRQRAAGEAHPVAVVDGAGRVVGTSRLSEVNFKHRRCELGFSWYDPALFQSGVNVESKLLLLTFAFEALGLLRVQIHTDTRNVRSQRAILALGARFEGVLRRHQVAKDGYVRDTMVYAITDLDWPEVEARLRERLARRLARSGHAA is encoded by the coding sequence GTGAGCGCCGGGAAGGCGCTGCCCTCCGACGCCGTCCTGACGGGCGAGCTGGTTCGCCTCGAGCCGCTCACGTGGGAGCACGTGCCGGCGCTGCTCGAGATTGCCTACGCGTACCCCGACGAGTTCCGCCTGACGTCCACGCCCACCAACGACGCGGAGGCGGAGGCGTACTTCGGCGCCGTCCTGCGGCAGCGCGCGGCCGGCGAGGCCCACCCCGTCGCCGTGGTCGACGGGGCCGGGCGGGTGGTCGGCACGAGCCGCCTCAGCGAGGTCAACTTCAAGCACCGGCGCTGCGAGCTGGGCTTCTCGTGGTACGACCCCGCCCTGTTCCAGAGCGGCGTCAACGTCGAGAGCAAGCTGCTGCTGCTGACGTTCGCCTTCGAGGCGCTCGGCCTCCTGCGGGTGCAGATCCACACCGACACCCGCAACGTGCGCTCGCAGCGCGCCATCCTGGCCCTCGGCGCCCGCTTCGAGGGGGTGTTGCGCCGCCACCAGGTGGCCAAGGACGGCTACGTGCGCGACACCATGGTGTACGCCATCACCGACCTCGACTGGCCCGAGGTCGAGGCGCGCCTGCGCGAGCGGCTCGCCAGGCGCCTCGCGCGCTCAGGCCACGCCGCCTGA
- a CDS encoding proline dehydrogenase family protein: MNTATLYRQLTLAIADAPLVRSTFQRHGWRVGVGRFVAGEDAAAAVPALLALQRSGRRVILDLLGEFVADEAAARASASAVEAGVRTAHAAGVEPYLSVKPTQLGLGVSTELAFELADGIAGLVGGLGGHVCLDMENVPYVDRTLDLYERLHRAGHRHVSTVLQSYLHRTPHDLERLVALDAELGGHGALRLVKGAYREAPADALQDVGGIEAAYRELAYGALDAGLKLNIATHDEALLRELLAFVRGARLGADRYEVQMLFGVRPHLQERLAAAGHPVRVYVPFGADWYGYFSRRLAERPANLAFVARGLFG, translated from the coding sequence ATGAACACCGCCACCCTCTACCGGCAACTGACCCTAGCCATCGCGGACGCCCCCCTCGTGCGGTCGACCTTCCAACGTCACGGTTGGCGCGTGGGCGTGGGGCGCTTCGTGGCGGGCGAGGACGCCGCCGCCGCCGTCCCGGCCCTGCTCGCGCTGCAGCGCAGCGGACGGCGCGTCATCCTCGACCTGTTGGGCGAGTTCGTCGCCGACGAGGCGGCGGCGCGCGCCTCCGCCTCCGCCGTCGAGGCGGGCGTGCGGACCGCGCACGCCGCCGGGGTGGAACCGTACCTGAGCGTGAAACCCACCCAGCTGGGCCTCGGCGTCTCGACCGAGCTGGCCTTCGAGCTGGCCGACGGCATCGCCGGGCTGGTCGGCGGCCTGGGCGGCCACGTCTGCCTAGACATGGAGAACGTGCCGTACGTCGACCGCACCCTCGACCTGTACGAGCGCCTCCACCGCGCCGGGCACCGCCACGTCAGCACGGTGCTGCAGAGCTACCTGCACCGCACCCCGCACGACCTCGAACGGCTCGTGGCGCTCGACGCCGAGCTGGGTGGCCACGGTGCGCTCAGGCTGGTCAAGGGCGCCTACCGCGAGGCGCCCGCCGACGCGCTCCAGGACGTGGGCGGCATCGAGGCCGCCTACCGCGAGCTGGCCTACGGGGCGCTTGACGCCGGCCTCAAGCTGAACATCGCCACGCACGACGAGGCGCTGCTGCGCGAGCTCCTGGCGTTCGTGCGGGGCGCGCGCTTGGGCGCCGACCGCTACGAGGTCCAGATGCTCTTCGGCGTGAGGCCGCACCTGCAGGAGCGCCTGGCCGCCGCCGGGCACCCGGTGCGCGTCTACGTGCCGTTCGGCGCCGACTGGTACGGCTACTTCAGCCGGCGCCTCGCGGAGCGCCCCGCCAACCTCGCCTTCGTGGCGCGCGGCCTGTTCGGCTGA